One Microvirga thermotolerans DNA window includes the following coding sequences:
- a CDS encoding P1 family peptidase yields MTRPPATHLRNLITDVPGLRVGNAQDEALASGVTVALFDTPTVASCAVLGGAPATRETDLLEPDKMVPGIHAVVLSGGSALGLDAAGGVQAFLRERGIGFQVGNVRIPLVSQAAIFDMLNGGDKDWGRYPPYRELAYEAARNAGPDFALGTAGGGYGATTANLKGGLGSASAVTASGHTVGALVVVNAIASAVIGNGPHFWAAALEEGGEFGGLGLPGTVPPDDRRPVWKGGPQPATTIALVATDAILSKAQAKRLAVSSHGGLARSLRFANGLFDGDTIFTAATGRKPLGDEAADFTHITVAAADCLARAVARGVYEAAALPFPGALPAWRDLFAQNRSGR; encoded by the coding sequence ATGACGCGCCCACCCGCAACGCACCTGCGCAATCTCATCACCGACGTTCCCGGCCTGCGTGTCGGCAACGCCCAGGACGAAGCCCTCGCATCCGGCGTGACCGTCGCCCTCTTCGACACGCCGACCGTCGCCTCCTGCGCCGTGCTCGGAGGCGCGCCGGCCACGCGGGAAACGGACCTCCTCGAGCCGGACAAGATGGTGCCCGGCATCCATGCGGTCGTGCTCTCGGGCGGCTCGGCCCTCGGGCTCGACGCGGCGGGCGGCGTCCAGGCCTTCCTGCGGGAGCGGGGAATCGGCTTCCAGGTCGGCAACGTCCGGATCCCCCTGGTGTCGCAGGCGGCCATTTTCGACATGCTCAACGGCGGCGACAAGGACTGGGGCCGCTACCCGCCCTACCGGGAGCTCGCCTACGAGGCGGCGCGGAACGCGGGGCCGGATTTCGCCCTCGGCACCGCGGGCGGCGGCTACGGCGCCACCACGGCGAACCTGAAGGGCGGGCTCGGCTCCGCGAGCGCCGTCACCGCCTCGGGTCACACGGTCGGAGCCCTGGTGGTCGTGAACGCCATCGCGTCGGCGGTGATCGGGAACGGGCCCCATTTCTGGGCGGCAGCCCTGGAGGAGGGCGGGGAGTTCGGCGGGCTGGGCCTGCCCGGGACGGTCCCGCCCGACGACAGGCGCCCGGTCTGGAAGGGCGGCCCGCAGCCGGCCACCACCATCGCCCTCGTGGCGACCGACGCCATCCTCTCCAAGGCCCAGGCGAAGCGGCTCGCCGTCTCGTCCCATGGGGGCCTCGCCCGCTCCTTGCGCTTCGCGAACGGCCTCTTCGACGGGGATACGATCTTCACGGCGGCCACGGGGAGAAAGCCGCTCGGCGACGAGGCGGCGGACTTCACCCACATCACGGTCGCGGCGGCCGACTGCCTCGCCCGCGCCGTCGCCCGCGGCGTCTACGAGGCCGCCGCCCTGCCCTTCCCGGGCGCCCTGCCGGCCTGGCGGGACCTGTTCGCTCAGAACCGCTCCGGCCGGTAG